In one window of Haloprofundus halophilus DNA:
- a CDS encoding helix-turn-helix domain-containing protein, which yields MSHIAEFELSSPDLALLSTLDAAPSMRIRVEEVLSADDSAPLYLLFWATGGDFEAFEAALEDDETVLSVDVLDTFETQKLYRVRIDPDVVLYPMAAAVGASRLEITATHDSFDMRMRFPDREALAEFRRRVRERGVSFTLKRLYTPESPETTERYGLSEKQRTALRSAVRIGYFDVPRRASLDELADELGISGQAASERLRRGTVRLVRNTIEAES from the coding sequence ATGAGTCACATCGCCGAATTCGAGCTATCGAGTCCGGACCTCGCGTTACTGTCGACGCTGGACGCGGCGCCGTCGATGCGCATCCGCGTCGAGGAGGTACTCTCGGCGGACGACTCGGCGCCGTTGTACCTTCTGTTCTGGGCGACCGGCGGCGACTTCGAGGCGTTCGAGGCTGCGCTCGAAGACGACGAGACCGTGCTCTCGGTCGACGTACTCGACACGTTCGAGACCCAGAAACTGTACCGAGTACGCATCGACCCGGACGTGGTGCTCTACCCTATGGCGGCGGCCGTCGGCGCCTCCCGGTTGGAGATAACCGCCACGCACGACAGCTTCGACATGCGGATGCGTTTTCCCGACCGGGAGGCGCTCGCCGAGTTCCGCCGCCGCGTCCGCGAACGCGGGGTGTCGTTCACGCTCAAACGGCTGTACACGCCCGAGAGCCCGGAGACGACCGAACGGTACGGGCTCTCCGAGAAGCAGCGAACGGCGCTCCGGTCGGCGGTGCGGATCGGCTACTTCGACGTCCCCCGGCGCGCGAGTCTCGACGAACTCGCCGACGAGCTCGGTATCTCGGGACAAGCGGCGTCCGAGCGGCTCCGCCGCGGGACGGTCAGGCTCGTCCGCAACACTATCGAGGCGGAGTCGTAG
- the sucD gene encoding succinate--CoA ligase subunit alpha, whose translation MSILVDDDTRVVVQGITGGEGKFHTGQMEAYGTNVVAGAVPGKGGQEVDGIPVYDTVDEAVREEDADASVIFVPPAFAADAIFEALDTDLDLAVAITEGIPTQDMAKVNKRLSEVDTRLLGPNCPGIITPGEAKLGILPGNIFADGNVGLVSRSGTLTYQVVDNLTARGIGQTTAIGIGGDPIIGTDFVDALSLFEEDDETEAVVMCGEIGGEDEEEAAAFIDEHMDTPVAGFIAGRTAPPGKRMGHAGAIVSGSGTGTAESKIDALNDVGVPVGDTPEEVADNIESFL comes from the coding sequence ATGAGCATTCTCGTAGACGACGACACGCGCGTAGTGGTACAGGGCATCACCGGCGGCGAGGGCAAGTTCCACACCGGCCAGATGGAGGCGTACGGGACGAACGTCGTCGCGGGCGCGGTCCCCGGCAAAGGCGGCCAGGAGGTCGACGGCATCCCGGTGTACGACACCGTCGACGAGGCCGTCCGCGAGGAAGACGCCGACGCCTCGGTCATCTTCGTCCCGCCGGCGTTCGCCGCCGACGCCATCTTCGAGGCGCTCGACACCGACCTCGACCTCGCCGTCGCCATCACCGAGGGCATCCCGACCCAGGACATGGCGAAGGTGAACAAGCGGCTCTCGGAGGTCGACACCCGTCTGCTCGGCCCGAACTGCCCCGGCATCATCACGCCCGGCGAGGCGAAACTCGGCATCCTCCCCGGCAACATCTTCGCCGACGGCAACGTGGGTCTCGTCTCCCGCTCGGGGACGCTGACGTACCAGGTCGTCGACAACCTCACCGCCCGCGGCATCGGTCAGACGACCGCCATCGGCATCGGCGGCGACCCCATCATCGGCACCGACTTCGTCGACGCCCTCTCGCTGTTCGAGGAGGACGACGAGACCGAGGCCGTCGTCATGTGCGGCGAGATCGGCGGCGAAGACGAGGAGGAAGCCGCCGCGTTCATCGACGAACACATGGACACGCCCGTCGCCGGCTTCATCGCCGGCCGGACCGCGCCGCCGGGCAAGCGCATGGGTCACGCCGGCGCTATCGTCTCCGGTAGCGGTACCGGCACCGCCGAGAGCAAGATCGACGCGCTCAACGACGTGGGCGTTCCCGTCGGCGACACGCCCGAGGAAGTCGCCGACAACATCGAGTCGTTCCTCTAA
- the sucC gene encoding ADP-forming succinate--CoA ligase subunit beta has translation MKLHEYQAKDIFADAGIPIPESQLATNVDEAVSAAEEIGYPVAIKAQVHVGGRGKAGGIKLASDAEEAREYADDILGMDLKGYTVEQVLVEAGVDFTNELYVGVTMDRGEGKPVAMVSTEGGVNIEEVAEENPDAIAREHIDPAFGLHPYQARKAVYDAGVDQSVARGVSSILTTLYDLYEERDASDIEINPVMITSDGDVVAADAVMNIDDDALFRQPELAEMEEETYEDDLERKAGEYGFDYVRLDGNVGIIGNGAGLVMTTLDLVDYYGGEPANFLDIGGGAKAERVTNALDMVFSDENVDAVVFNIFGGITRGDEVAKGINEALESFDEIPKKVVVRLAGTNAEEGMEILNTDLVEVEETLEEAVQRAVENAQEASQ, from the coding sequence ATGAAGCTTCACGAGTATCAGGCGAAGGATATCTTCGCCGACGCCGGGATTCCGATTCCGGAGTCGCAGCTCGCGACGAACGTCGACGAGGCAGTGTCGGCGGCCGAGGAGATCGGCTACCCCGTCGCTATCAAAGCGCAGGTTCACGTCGGCGGCCGCGGGAAGGCCGGCGGCATCAAACTCGCCTCCGACGCCGAGGAGGCCCGGGAGTACGCCGACGACATCCTCGGGATGGACCTGAAAGGCTACACCGTCGAACAGGTGCTCGTCGAGGCCGGCGTCGACTTCACGAACGAACTGTACGTCGGTGTAACGATGGACCGCGGCGAGGGCAAACCCGTCGCCATGGTCTCCACGGAGGGCGGCGTCAACATCGAGGAAGTCGCCGAGGAGAACCCCGACGCCATCGCTCGTGAGCACATCGACCCGGCGTTCGGCCTGCACCCGTACCAGGCGCGGAAGGCCGTCTACGACGCCGGCGTCGACCAGTCGGTCGCACGCGGTGTCTCCTCGATTCTCACGACGCTGTACGACCTCTACGAGGAGCGCGACGCCTCCGACATCGAGATCAACCCCGTGATGATCACGTCGGACGGCGACGTCGTCGCGGCCGACGCCGTGATGAACATCGACGACGACGCGCTGTTCCGCCAGCCGGAACTCGCCGAGATGGAAGAGGAGACGTACGAGGACGACCTCGAACGGAAAGCCGGCGAGTACGGCTTCGACTACGTCCGCCTCGACGGCAACGTCGGCATCATCGGCAACGGCGCGGGGCTCGTCATGACGACGCTCGACCTCGTCGACTACTACGGCGGCGAGCCCGCGAACTTCCTCGACATCGGCGGCGGCGCGAAAGCCGAGCGCGTGACGAACGCGCTCGACATGGTGTTCTCCGACGAGAACGTCGACGCGGTCGTCTTCAACATCTTCGGCGGCATCACCCGCGGCGACGAGGTGGCCAAAGGCATCAACGAGGCGCTCGAATCGTTCGACGAGATTCCGAAGAAGGTCGTCGTCCGCCTCGCCGGCACCAACGCCGAGGAGGGCATGGAGATTCTGAACACCGACCTCGTGGAGGTCGAAGAGACGCTGGAGGAGGCGGTCCAGCGGGCGGTCGAAAACGCACAGGAGGCGAGCCAATGA
- a CDS encoding SDR family NAD(P)-dependent oxidoreductase — MSVLDSFGLDGRTAVVTGGNRGIGREIADALAEAGANVVVANRDGESGTVAAEELEDDWGVETLAVPVDVADEAEVRAMVDATVDRFGGVDVLVNNAGIVVHEAAEEMTVDEWDAVMQVNVRGVFLCSKYAGIEMMDSGGTILNVSSMSARVANYPQRQVAYNASKGAVESFTRQLASEWAEHDIRVNCLAPGYIRTDNTDQADDVDPNIDEVWRSEMLMDEIPGPEAVAPAALYLASDASSYVTGASLVVDGGYTVR, encoded by the coding sequence ATGTCAGTACTCGATAGTTTCGGACTCGACGGACGCACCGCCGTCGTCACCGGCGGCAACCGCGGTATCGGCCGCGAGATCGCCGACGCGCTCGCGGAGGCGGGCGCGAACGTCGTCGTCGCCAACCGCGACGGAGAGTCGGGGACGGTGGCCGCCGAGGAACTCGAAGACGACTGGGGCGTCGAGACGCTCGCGGTCCCCGTCGACGTGGCGGACGAAGCGGAGGTTCGCGCGATGGTCGATGCGACGGTCGACCGCTTCGGCGGCGTCGACGTGCTCGTCAACAACGCGGGCATCGTCGTCCACGAAGCCGCCGAGGAGATGACCGTCGACGAGTGGGACGCGGTGATGCAGGTCAACGTCCGCGGGGTCTTTCTCTGCTCGAAGTACGCCGGCATCGAGATGATGGATTCCGGTGGGACTATCCTCAACGTCTCCTCGATGTCCGCCCGCGTCGCCAACTACCCGCAGCGGCAGGTCGCTTACAACGCCTCGAAAGGCGCGGTCGAATCCTTCACCCGACAGCTGGCCTCCGAGTGGGCCGAACACGACATCCGGGTGAACTGCCTCGCGCCGGGCTACATCCGCACCGACAACACCGACCAGGCCGACGACGTGGACCCGAACATCGACGAGGTGTGGCGCTCGGAGATGCTGATGGACGAGATTCCCGGCCCCGAGGCCGTCGCGCCCGCGGCGCTGTACCTCGCCAGCGACGCCTCCTCGTACGTCACCGGCGCGTCGCTCGTCGTCGACGGCGGCTACACGGTCAGATAG